The Numenius arquata chromosome 6, bNumArq3.hap1.1, whole genome shotgun sequence sequence TGCTTATTTCTCTTACTGACAGAGGGACTCCTTCGGTTTCTGATCTGAGGATCCTGCAACAAAGCTTCGACCCGCAGTTTTTTGTGGCAACCAGAACAAGTGAGCAGGATGTGGCCAGAGGTGACAGCGTGCAGCGTGTTTCAGAGCTGCATCTTAAAATTACAGGATGATGATAACACTCCATTTATCATCAATTACACCATCTTCTAGTAACGAATACAACTACCATCACCCTTTATAAGTGACAGAAGTTTTTTTTACCTTGAAATATATTCTTTGCCTTCTTGGTGCTCTCTCATTGAAAACCAGCCAACCCCGAAACCCACAAGGCAGGAACTACCGCAGGGGTCTCGCAACAGTTAATATATTTGAACAGCCATCCATATGAATAAAGATGCGACACACAGTGCACAGTTTaactagtttattttttaaaatcctgtcagAAATATAGCTATGCAttaattacaaaatatattaaacaatCTATCAGTACTTCCAAGGGCACAGGAGTGCTTTCATTCTGTTCAAACGCAAACCAGTACAAACCTTTAACACTGACCTCAGAATATTCTTTCGCATCCAGCATCAATATATCTGATGTGAAGGCATTTTTAAAGTAAGAACAGAAAAGCTACCCCAATTTTATTTCATCAGCAAGTTCAATCCCCTGACAGCAAACGTGACCAGGCAGATCACCAGACCACTTAAAAAACAAGTCTTTACATCTCACATTATCTGAGCTCCCACATATACATTACATACCAACAtttttagtaaaataattttccctgCCCTGCAGGGGAAGACATTCAGAGGCAAAAAGAGAACACATTTGTAATATATTATAATTGGAAGATTTGTGCCATAGCAGCTTTGCAAACACGCACAGTAGGAGTGGCTGACTTAAAACACATTCAAGACAACAGAAATTTGGAAGACAGAAGCAGATAAGCCACTTTCTAAACCACCTTGAGACCCAGGAATGCTGCAAAGCATCCAGAGTTACAGAACTAAAGAACCCCATTCCTCAAGAAATTACACAGGGAACTGGTTAAACCCCTATATTTCTTCATATTTGTTTTAGAGAGAACTCTCAACACTGCATACCTTTCTCTCCCATTTAAGCAGTTCTAGGAATTGTACCTCAATTCCACCGAGGTAAAACAATTCCTCGAAAGAAAAGATCAGGTttggaggaaagggaaaggaaaggaggctttttcagtgaaaatacattttcacaaaGAAACTGAATCTCTTCGTGGTAACCTTAGAACAGTTGGACTAAAAGACAATAGTCGTGAAGACTGTACATTGAGACAGGAACAATGTAGACTCGCAAGTTCTTCCATTAGCCAAAGATGATCTTTTTGGTATGAGAAAGCTCTGGAACTGCAGCTAAAATGAAGAGTAGCttgggaggtggggaaaaaaaagaggaaaatggaacACGTAGATGAACAAACATTTCATTAGCATTTATAATTTTTCACGACAAGAAAGATTTAACTGATACTTAGCAGATTAGCTCTGAAAGTCTCTCACGTAAAACTCTGGCATTACAGTAATTTAGCATCACTCAGAGTTCTACTtggcaaaattaaaatacaaaccaGTAGAATAGCAGCAGTGAATAAAGCATTTGTATCACTGTGGCCAATACAGCATCGTACACGCAGTAACTTTCTATTTCCTATTGCTTGTGCTCTCGTACAATATTAACCTGAATCATTTAAACTCCTGAACCTACCACCAAACCGAGTCTCCTCCCAAGGCAGAAGTACGTCAGATCCAGCAGATAAGGCTCAAAGCAAACATTCAGTTCATAACGCAAagctccaaaagaaaagaaagtattaaTGCACTTAGTGGGTCTTGGGTATAAACTCTTAGAACACAAAGGACATTTTTGTTCCTATCGCTAGGGTTGAGAAAGGAACTGTGGCAGGCAGGAGGTCTCAGAtcacaaatgtttcttttgccCCTTCCCCCCCAACCACCTCAAAATAAGGAGAGGAGAATGGTAGTCTTTGAGCATCTCGGAAAAACACCTGTAACGAACACGGGCTGGAAGTGCGTGGAGAACTGGCGCACGGTGCCTCCTGCGGACAGCGGGTCTGGGCACAGCCACGTGAGTTAAAAGCTCTCGGTTGAGAAGGGTTTAACTACGAGGAACGCTCCAAGAGAGGACACTCCAAAACAGCTCAGCTGATAAGATGAGGCTATTCAGTATAAAAACCATCCAAGAGCTTTCAAAAGACAGTTTTAAAGCAtggatcttttccttttttgagcaATATATGCTGACCTGCTGACCTGTCCTCTAAACACAGAGAATACACTAAATTAAAGTCAACAAGTGACTGCGTTTGCCTTTAGCCAGGAAGCTCATGTTTCAGTAGTGACAATACTCCAGTGAGCACAATCCTTCAACTAGTAGGCTCtatctgcaaaataaattttattcatCTGGATATGATGAACAAAGTGGCAGGAACTTTTAATCACAGGCAGAGTATCCTCCCAAATCAATATATTTACATTACTTACAGCAGTCTTTCATGAGCCTTGTATATATTCAGCATATGCACTTTCCCCACCGATGGCTCCCACGGGATTGCTTTGATGAGGACGAGCAGTTGGAATACTCTTCAGTATCTTTTAGGTTGCAGTGTCTTAAGTCCTTAGGTTGTTTCAGCAGCTTGGGGAAATAATTTCCATATGCTTATGTATGGCTTACTCCTTTCTTCGGTATCACACGGTGTACTTAACTTGTGGGGtgaacaaaactttttttcttccctccttttaaAGACAAAGTTCAGAACTTTGTCAGCACCACGAGAAGTTAAGATTTTTAGCACCAGTGAACTTGAACTCCTCAGCTTTGGTCAGAACTACCATTTACATGGCACACAAAGCATCAGTAGAGAAGACAGCAATACGTGCAACATTAGGAAGCTCATGAATTCTTGACGCAGTGAATCTAGTGTTTGGTAAATGAGTAACTATGGAAGCCAGATTTTTTCCTAAGAGGATGACAATTTTTCCTCACATTGTCTAATTAAtaggcttttcttcccctccaaagcATTGAGTGGCCCAGCTCCTGTTGTCAAATGGGACAGGACATACCCATGACAGCTGGATGTTGGTATGGCCAGATGTGCACCGAGGACTCACAGGAGATGACACAAGGTCATACGTCACCCAGAACACCAAGGGAACGCTGGCACAGACGCAGGTCACAAGCTCAGCTTTGGTACAAATTCAGGTTTCAACAACAGCAGAACAAGTTCTGCATTGCCCTGTCTCATCAGTATGTACCTCTGCTCACGTACCCACTCCTGACCCAAAAAGTGTCCGGCGCGAGGAGGAGATCCCACCAGCACAAAGGTCTCTTACTCAAACGGTGCACTTTTATCCATCTGGTGATGGTGACTGACATTCTGGGGCCAGAGCACACACTTACAAAAAGATTTATCAAAATAAAGAGAATTAGGGGAGTACTTTCAGACCACAGATATTTCTCCAGTGAAGTCAGCTCAGAGTCATTTCACCCTCTCCGCACCACTACCATGTGTCACTCACAAACACCAGTATCAACTCTACACCAACACGCAACTTCCTGAAGGCAACTCCGCGGAGGAGGAGGGTCAAAGCCCACCTCAACCCTTGGTGATGGACGCAAAGGCTTAACCTGACTTTGGATCTCAAGAGAAGCATAGCCAATTCCAAATTCTAGATAAGTCAATATTGAAACTGTCTTAACTTTCCCAAGctctgtgaaaaacaaacaaacaaacaaaactccccTCACCTTTATCAATTTGACTATTTCCCTGCTACAGTATTTATTCCAAGGCACTGAGGTGAGAAGATTCACAGGTCTTTTCTGACATGACTTAAGTTTTACCAAGGCGAGATGTACACGTACTTCGATAGGATTTTCTCATAGGCAGTTAAGTTTTAATTAACAGCACTTCATTTAGTTAGCTTGCTACAGAAGTAGCTTATTACTTTAATGGAGAACAATACCAAGTATTTGAACACAGCAAATACAGCAACAACAAAGTTCTATTCAGGTGAAGATCAACTATGTTGGCAACTATGATCTTTTCCAAATGCAGCCCATATGGACATGTTGTAAGCATGTTTGTAACTGTGGGAGAAGCACTGGTGGCTCCATTCCTCCGGTTAAGACTTATGGTCTACATAGCTCCATCAGTACTGCGAGACTGAAATCCTTCTCTGCGAAGACTGTTTAAATCTAGACGAGTTAGAACTTCACAGCGCACCAGAAGGGTATCATCCTTTACGAAGGTTCTTTGTTTCAAGGTTTGCAGGTGCATGAAAGTCACATAACCAAACCCTTTTGGATTGCGGTGAATTGTTGGTCTCTGGAAGGCTAGTAACTCCGGCTTGGCCTCCATGACTTCTTCATGATTCTGCCTTTCAGGGCCTTCTGATTGATCCAAAATAGAAAGTCGTATAGTGCCTTGGAAAGGCCAAGGCAGATGGCTGTCATATTCTCCTTGCATAGTGTGGACAAACAGAGAGATAAAATTAGCACAGCGCTGAGCGTTTGGTAACTGGATATGCAGCCGCAAACACAGCTTGTAGCCAGGCTTTCCGGTATAGAAGCCAGGGCTGTGCATTACAACAGgtctctcttcttcctgggctttcTGAAGTCCACTGAAGTTCTCAATCTTCCAGATATAAATACCATTACACTGCTGTGCCTCCATTTCAGTAATCTTTGCCTCCAAACTTCGGATAGTACGTTTGAGCTCTGCCACATGAGTGTTCTGAGTCTCCATTTTGGCAATGAGTTCTCTGATTTGGTGATCTTGTCTTACCAGACGGCCTTCCAACTGCTGAATAGTTTCTTTGAAGTTTGCAACTTCTGGATTACAATCATACGCGGCATGTGACACGTGCGAGAAGAGGGCAGGCTCAAAGGGCAGGCCATTGATGAAGGGTACAGGATTTGTAGCAGTAACACTGATATTTTGAAAACTCTGAGCCATCATTCTCATGTGAACCTGAGTGAACTCCTGCATGTGTCGTGCCAGTTCATTCCTTTGCATCTAGAATTTAAGAGATCCAACATTAGGAACATATCACAAATTCTCTGCAATCACATCTTAAGTGTGGCACTGAAGAAAATCCAACAACAAGTTGCTTCTCTTATGGGAGAAAAACTGGAATATGAGTCAAGGACAGGTGACACGACAAAGCAGTACTTTACCAATGGAGGGCTCCAAATTTAAGATCACTCttacaataaacaaaaaaagaagttcaaACGCGTGTGGGTAAATACTGTTCAACTCAAAATAGTGACATGGTGAAAAAGTGTTACTGACAAACATACATTTagtattttttctgtgttctAAATCAGCATTGTATTCCCTTCATTGATTTGCTACAATGCTCCGCAGTACCAAATACAAAGGTGTATGCGAACTGATGTGGAAATGATGAAGGGAAAAGATCCATTTTTACAAAGAGGTATTAAACAGCTAGAAATAAGAGTATCcagatgaaataattttagaatttAATAAAATTCAAAGCACTGTGAGGTTTTCTTCACTGAACTCTAAGAGCCATAACTGTATTTGGTCACAACTTTGGAAGAAATGCTAGAAGCTACTTTATTGACATGAAAGCTGAGAAAACCCTCATGGATTAATGAAAGCAAGTTCATCAAGCAATTCACTcacaaagttttttttaaatttgaaaaaaactttTGAAAGGCAATGTATCAACATACAGTATTTTAGAATTAAGATacctcaaaacagaaaaaaacccccacaaatcaCTGGAGATTTGGGCTGGTGAATGAGACAAGAAtaggaaaagagattaaaaaaaccccaccaaaaccatgcagAAAGTCTGCAATTAATGATTCTGATAAAAGGCTTACCTTTTCAGGACACCCAAAGGCACTGTAAAAACACGGCACTGGGGCAGTAGGACAATCATTGTCATAATGGTTAGGCATCTAAAACAAATcagatttgaaattaatttttccatcaAGAGTATTCTTTTATATCATCCTAAAAGAAAATGGCTGGATGGACTCTGAATAGGTACCTGAAGTCAGATCAGTTTATACCCATataatttctcaaagaaatatgGAAGTTTTGAACAAAACTGTTAGCTGCTGATAAAAATTTTACATCCTCCTTGTATGTACTTGAACAATTCATTGCCTTTGCTCTTGCATTAGACAAcagagagcaacagacgtcatttAGCTGAGCTTGTGCAAAGCGTCTGACACTGTCCAgtatgacatcctggtctctaaactggaaagacatggatttgacggatggaccactcggtagataaggaactggctggatggcctcACTCGGGgtgttgtggtcaatggctcaatgtgcaagtggaagccagtgacgagtggcattcctctgGGGTCGGTAgcaggaccagtgctgttcaacatctttgttggagacaaaGACAGTgagactgagtgcaccctcagcaaatttgctaatgacaccaagctgtgtggtgcggttgacacgctggagggaagggatgccatccagagggacctggacaggctggagaggggggcctgtgtgaacctcatgaagttcaaccaggccaagtgcaaggtcctgcacctgggtcagggcaatcccaggcacaaatataggttgggcagagaatggctggagagcagccctgaggaggacttgggggtgtgggtgcatgagaagctcaacatgagtcagcaatgtgcgctggcagc is a genomic window containing:
- the TRAF6 gene encoding TNF receptor-associated factor 6 isoform X1, with translation MSLLYSDSVCGARAAESGCCAAMASACSAGAKDDSVSLSSGTGNPPASVTEETQGYDVEFDPPLESKYECPICLMALREAVQTPCGHRFCKGCIVKSIRDAGHKCPVDNEILLENQLFPDNFAKREILSLTVKCPNKGCNMKMELRHLEDHQLQCDFSTVECPQCQGAFQKNHLKEHMTQECRRRQVCCPNCATSMAYEDKELHDQTCPLANVFCEYCNTVLIREQMPNHYDNDCPTAPVPCFYSAFGCPEKMQRNELARHMQEFTQVHMRMMAQSFQNISVTATNPVPFINGLPFEPALFSHVSHAAYDCNPEVANFKETIQQLEGRLVRQDHQIRELIAKMETQNTHVAELKRTIRSLEAKITEMEAQQCNGIYIWKIENFSGLQKAQEEERPVVMHSPGFYTGKPGYKLCLRLHIQLPNAQRCANFISLFVHTMQGEYDSHLPWPFQGTIRLSILDQSEGPERQNHEEVMEAKPELLAFQRPTIHRNPKGFGYVTFMHLQTLKQRTFVKDDTLLVRCEVLTRLDLNSLRREGFQSRSTDGAM
- the TRAF6 gene encoding TNF receptor-associated factor 6 isoform X2 produces the protein MSLLYSDSVCGARAAESGCCAAMASACSAGAKDDSVSLSSGTGNPPASVTEETQGYDVEFDPPLESKYECPICLMALREAVQTPCGHRFCKGCIVKSIRDAGHKCPVDNEILLENQLFPDNFAKREILSLTVKCPNKGCNMKMELRHLEDHQLQCDFSTVECPQCQGAFQKNHLKEHMTQECRRRQVCCPNCATSMAYEDKELHDQTCPLANVFCEYCNTVLIREQMPNHYDNDCPTAPVPCFYSAFGCPEKMQRNELARHMQEFTQVHMRMMAQSFQNISVTATNPVPFINEVANFKETIQQLEGRLVRQDHQIRELIAKMETQNTHVAELKRTIRSLEAKITEMEAQQCNGIYIWKIENFSGLQKAQEEERPVVMHSPGFYTGKPGYKLCLRLHIQLPNAQRCANFISLFVHTMQGEYDSHLPWPFQGTIRLSILDQSEGPERQNHEEVMEAKPELLAFQRPTIHRNPKGFGYVTFMHLQTLKQRTFVKDDTLLVRCEVLTRLDLNSLRREGFQSRSTDGAM